A region from the Falco rusticolus isolate bFalRus1 chromosome 4, bFalRus1.pri, whole genome shotgun sequence genome encodes:
- the EMP2 gene encoding epithelial membrane protein 2 has translation MLILLAFIIVFHITSAALLFISTIDNAWWVGDNFSTDVWRICDMNTSTCVAITDQFQEYQSIQAVQATMILSTIFCCVAFLVFILQLFRLKQGERFVLTSIIQLLSCLCVMIAASIYTDRHEELHKNNQYSTEVSKGQYGYSFVLAWIAFAFTLISGVMYLVLRKRK, from the exons ATGTTGATTCTTCTGGCTTTCATTATTGTGTTTCACATAACCTCGGCAGCACTGCTGTTCATCTCAACTATTGACAAT gCCTGGTGGGTAGGAGATAATTTTTCTACAGATGTCTGGAGAATCTGTGACATGAATACTAGCACCTGTGTGGCTATTACTGACCAATTCCAGG aatATCAATCAATTCAGGCTGTTCAGGCCACCATGATCCTATCTACTATTTTCTGTTGTGTggcatttctggttttcattcttCAACTCTTCCGTCTAAAGCAAGGAGAAAGATTTGTGCTAACCTCTATTATCCAGCTTCTGTCAT gtCTGTGTGTTATGATTGCAGCTTCCATTTACACAGATAGGCATGAAGAACTGCACAAGAACAATCAATATAGCACTGAAGTTTCTAAAGGCCAGTATGGCTATTCCTTCGTCTTAGCCTGGATTGCATTTGCCTTTACTCTGATCAGTGGTGTTATGTACCTAGTATTAAGGAAGCGTAAATAA